GATCTTTCTCAGGATGTTTTTGAGGAGAATAATGATAATGCTTGTTCAAATAAGGGGAGTACGTTCTCATATATAGCACATGGGTTTCTGGATAGAAGTGAATAAGACGCAAAAAACCTGAACCTCCTTCTGAAACACTCTGATAATCAGCTAAGATTTGATATACATAGCGATCCGTTCGTCCATCACCATTATCATCCACATCACTAATCAGCTTCTCACTATCATCATAATGACCACTAAGAACCACTCGAACATTTTCATTTGGCTTCACCACTTGCTCAAAAATCTCGTCACCAAGCTTTGTTCTTTTCCCGTTCTTATGTAAATACTTATGAAAATTTAAAATAGCAATGCGATCTTTATATGAAGATAATACTTGATTCATCCAATCCATCTCTTCTTTTTTTATCCCCCAACCCATATATAAAAAAATAAACTCTTTTTTGCCAAGGGTTAATAAGTCATAATGCCCTTTATTATTTTGATAAGAACCTCCATAATGATCTTTTTCTTTGAATCGATCTTCACCAAAAAACTGCTCATAGATCAGGTAGTTCTTCTTATTTAATAAATCATGATTGCCTGCTAAAATGCCGTATGGAATGTCGGATTTATCAAGCTGACTCATCATATTATTAGCGACATGCCATTGAAACATTTGTTCGCTATTATGAACAATATCACCGGTATGGATAACATATTGAATGTTCCATTTTTTTTGATTGGAAATAATCCATTCTATTTGATTCTCAAATATGTGAGGATACTTTTTTGAATA
This portion of the Bacillus carboniphilus genome encodes:
- a CDS encoding metallophosphoesterase, which produces MKKIWTIFFIATWLNLCFQTYTAATPIQDQNHDTIIWMTDTQYYSKKYPHIFENQIEWIISNQKKWNIQYVIHTGDIVHNSEQMFQWHVANNMMSQLDKSDIPYGILAGNHDLLNKKNYLIYEQFFGEDRFKEKDHYGGSYQNNKGHYDLLTLGKKEFIFLYMGWGIKKEEMDWMNQVLSSYKDRIAILNFHKYLHKNGKRTKLGDEIFEQVVKPNENVRVVLSGHYDDSEKLISDVDDNGDGRTDRYVYQILADYQSVSEGGSGFLRLIHFYPETHVLYMRTYSPYLNKHYHYSPQKHPEKDQFWIKLK